Proteins from a genomic interval of Papaver somniferum cultivar HN1 chromosome 4, ASM357369v1, whole genome shotgun sequence:
- the LOC113272706 gene encoding uncharacterized protein LOC113272706, with amino-acid sequence MTRGEYNSVKLRLQYEYVVANFTCQMHASLRTEEHIAIATTTSGIAATMMPGGRTAHSRFKIPVPSDLTSTCDIPVDTDLADLIQKASLIIWDETTMTNQYEFEDLDRTLRDVTNVEQPFGGKKFVLGGDLRQVFLVIERDTQAHAVSACLTNAKFWKDVKVIHLKENRRSRLDPDFSEFLLRIGDGVEPYVMEDMVKLPDDLMLEWDGEHVRRLIDEVFQRLE; translated from the coding sequence ATGACTCGTGGAGAGTATAACTCAGTAAAATTGAGATTACAATATGAGTATGTTGTAGCGAATTTTACCTGTCAAATGCATGCCTCTCTAAGAACTGAAGAGCATATTGCAATTGCAACAACGACATCAGGAATTGCTGCAACCATGATGCCAGGTGGGCGGACCGCTCATTCTAGGTTCAAGATACCCGTACCATCTGACTTAACATCTACGTGTGACATACCTGTGGACACTGATTTAGCAGATCTCATTCAGAAGGCCAGCCTGATTATTTGGGACGAAACGACAATGACAAACCAATATGAATTTGAAGATTTAGATCGGACATTAAGAGATGTAACTAATGTCGAGCAACCATTTGGAGGTAAAAAATTTGTTTTGGGTGGTGATCTTCGTCAAGTGTTTCTTGTAATTGAACGCGACACCCAAGCACATGCAGTAAGTGCATGCTTAACCAATGCAAAATTCTGGAAGGATGTCAAGGTAATTCATCTCAAAGAAAACAGGCGTTCAAGGTTGGATCCCGATTTCTCGGAATTCTTGCTTCGCATTGGAGATGGAGTTGAGCCGTATGTTATGGAAGACATGGTGAAACTTCCAGATGACCTTATGTTGGAATGGGATGGAGAGCATGTTAGGAGATTGATTGACGAGGTTTTCCAAAGACTTGAATAA